In the uncultured Methanobacterium sp. genome, one interval contains:
- a CDS encoding iron ABC transporter permease: MNLKIIKSLPTMAIVLISLIILFIISFLIGRYPLSPSEVLIALVTGLFHIKTNLSPTIYTVVWDIRMPRIAAAMIVGAALSISGASFQGIFRNPLVSPDILGVSAGAGFGAALAILIGSSPIVIQIMAFLTGLVAVSLTYFLSKSFKGNATLIMVLGGIAIGALFSALTSCIKYVADPYSKLPEIIFWLMGSLATINRQNVVMIIIPIIIGFSVLLMIRWRINLLSMGDEEARTLGVDTERLRIIVILCCTLLTAAAVSISGIIGWVGLVIPHIARIFIGPDHKELIPFSIILGAVFLLSVDDICRTVAPVEIPLGIVTAIIGAPFFIYLLKRGYEGWT; the protein is encoded by the coding sequence ATGAATTTAAAAATCATTAAAAGCCTTCCAACAATGGCCATTGTACTAATTTCGCTTATAATTCTATTTATAATATCTTTTTTAATAGGTAGATATCCTTTATCACCATCAGAAGTTTTAATAGCATTAGTGACAGGTCTTTTTCATATTAAAACCAATTTATCTCCAACCATATATACCGTGGTCTGGGATATAAGGATGCCCAGAATAGCCGCTGCCATGATAGTTGGCGCTGCATTATCCATTTCAGGAGCTTCTTTCCAGGGAATATTTAGAAACCCCTTAGTTTCCCCTGATATTCTGGGCGTTTCAGCGGGTGCTGGTTTCGGAGCAGCACTCGCTATTTTGATAGGTTCATCACCCATAGTCATCCAAATAATGGCCTTTTTAACAGGTTTAGTTGCTGTCAGCTTGACATATTTTCTAAGTAAAAGTTTCAAAGGTAATGCCACCCTAATAATGGTTTTGGGTGGGATAGCCATTGGTGCTTTATTTTCAGCATTAACCTCTTGCATCAAATACGTTGCAGACCCCTACAGCAAGTTACCAGAGATTATATTCTGGCTTATGGGCAGTCTGGCAACAATTAACCGGCAAAACGTGGTTATGATAATTATTCCCATCATAATAGGCTTCAGTGTTTTATTAATGATTAGATGGAGGATCAACCTTCTTTCCATGGGTGATGAAGAAGCAAGGACTCTTGGGGTTGACACCGAAAGATTAAGAATTATAGTAATCCTATGCTGTACATTACTCACGGCAGCTGCCGTTAGTATCAGTGGTATAATTGGATGGGTTGGTCTGGTAATACCACATATAGCCCGAATATTCATAGGACCTGACCATAAGGAATTAATACCTTTCAGTATCATACTAGGAGCGGTTTTCCTACTTTCAGTGGATGATATATGCAGAACTGTTGCACCAGTTGAAATTCCTCTGGGAATAGTGACTGCCATTATTGGAGCTCCTTTCTTCATTTATTTATTAAAAAGAGGCTACGAGGGTTGGACATGA
- a CDS encoding transposase, with the protein MIREIYYSPVHIGVSKQLNLSDFGFKNSNIQCLKRFLNKNSKFKENKLVEFIERTYYYVKIAINKYSNAFSNHLYSQHTLFTILAMKIYTKSTYREITDVIDVSDVIKRYLRIKKVPHFTTIQKFFKRLPSEQIREINQLILLLNDIKADIIALDGSGFTNDYADKYYAKIRQKERKSYIKNHLTIDVKTRLILYYQTSRGPKYDTQFAKPALRQIKKYKPDYIVADKAYDTEPIRKCINEELKAFDQIPLKNRAKKGQYRLKSPTIFRNKIYTKRNNIESIFSTIKRKFNGTNHSRSTQLSNKETKLKNTIYNIYRTTQIN; encoded by the coding sequence ATGATTCGCGAAATCTATTATTCCCCTGTTCATATTGGGGTTTCAAAGCAGTTAAATCTTTCGGATTTTGGTTTTAAAAATTCTAATATTCAATGTTTAAAAAGATTTTTAAACAAGAATAGCAAATTTAAAGAAAATAAACTGGTGGAATTCATTGAAAGGACATACTATTATGTTAAAATAGCGATAAACAAGTATTCTAATGCCTTTTCAAACCATTTATATTCACAACATACTTTATTCACGATATTAGCAATGAAAATTTACACAAAATCAACATATCGTGAAATCACTGATGTTATTGATGTATCGGACGTAATTAAGAGATATTTGAGAATAAAAAAGGTTCCGCACTTTACAACGATCCAAAAATTCTTTAAACGATTACCTTCAGAACAAATTAGAGAAATTAACCAATTAATACTATTATTAAACGATATTAAAGCAGATATAATAGCATTGGACGGCTCTGGTTTTACTAATGATTATGCAGACAAATATTATGCAAAAATACGGCAAAAAGAAAGAAAAAGCTACATAAAAAACCATTTAACAATAGACGTAAAAACACGCCTTATTTTATATTATCAAACTTCGCGCGGACCAAAATATGATACACAATTTGCAAAACCCGCATTAAGACAAATCAAAAAATATAAACCAGATTACATAGTAGCAGACAAAGCATATGACACAGAACCAATAAGAAAATGCATAAATGAAGAACTCAAAGCATTTGACCAAATACCACTCAAAAACAGAGCAAAAAAAGGACAATACAGACTAAAAAGCCCAACAATATTCCGAAACAAAATATACACAAAAAGAAACAACATAGAAAGCATATTTTCAACAATAAAAAGAAAATTCAACGGCACAAACCACAGCCGAAGCACACAACTATCAAACAAAGAAACCAAACTCAAAAACACAATATACAACATCTACAGAACAACACAAATCAACTAA
- a CDS encoding DUF364 domain-containing protein: MKLVNELLEAASENDSPVTDVRVGVSWTGVHGKYGGVSKTYGIPVVHGNYTRDMGDLTNKTTMELAEYVKSWNLVEASIGVAALNSMMKPRGKKDINAQDLIIEESHNKKVTMVGKFPKIDAIRSVAKEFWVLESDQTLLNPREGIITEAAAEYVFPGSDIIIITGSTLINKGLERYLNLAKQEDAYTIILGPSTTMSDVLFDYGADMLAGVELLDPEAILRKISQSGGMINTRVCKGEIGFRVLEG, translated from the coding sequence ATGAAACTAGTAAATGAATTATTGGAAGCGGCAAGTGAAAATGATTCCCCTGTCACGGATGTAAGGGTTGGAGTGTCCTGGACAGGAGTCCATGGAAAATATGGTGGGGTTTCCAAGACCTACGGGATCCCTGTGGTCCACGGCAATTACACCAGAGACATGGGCGATTTAACCAATAAAACTACCATGGAACTGGCAGAGTATGTTAAATCCTGGAATCTGGTGGAAGCCAGTATTGGTGTGGCTGCCCTGAATTCCATGATGAAACCCCGTGGTAAAAAGGACATTAATGCCCAGGATCTCATCATCGAAGAAAGTCATAACAAGAAGGTTACCATGGTGGGTAAGTTCCCCAAGATCGATGCGATAAGATCTGTAGCTAAGGAGTTTTGGGTCCTAGAATCTGATCAAACCCTCCTCAACCCCCGGGAGGGCATAATCACCGAGGCTGCTGCAGAATATGTGTTCCCTGGAAGTGATATAATTATTATAACCGGTTCCACCCTGATAAACAAGGGACTGGAGCGTTACCTTAACCTGGCTAAACAGGAAGATGCATATACTATCATTCTGGGGCCAAGTACCACTATGAGTGACGTGCTTTTCGATTATGGTGCTGACATGCTGGCAGGAGTTGAACTATTAGACCCTGAAGCCATTCTCAGGAAAATCAGCCAGAGTGGAGGTATGATCAACACCCGAGTCTGCAAGGGTGAAATAGGGTTCAGAGTGCTGGAGGGTTAG
- a CDS encoding FmdE family protein, with protein MSDYMELLKKAGEFHGDICGGIVMGTKLAIHGMESMGMTPGKKDKRLIVFTEIDRCICDAIQSVTKTSLGKKSLKPMGYGKFAATFVNIDTGEAVRVMDIDANNKDTDIGSEVENEETIEELTVRIARTPGDELFMVQKVSVKIDPNDLPGKPLEIARCAECGEVVMDGKHHLKGGKTYCISCFEKSYYQLL; from the coding sequence ATGAGTGATTACATGGAATTATTAAAAAAAGCGGGTGAATTTCACGGTGATATATGTGGTGGAATAGTTATGGGGACCAAATTAGCTATACACGGCATGGAAAGCATGGGAATGACACCTGGTAAGAAAGATAAACGATTAATCGTCTTTACAGAGATTGACCGGTGTATCTGTGATGCCATACAGTCGGTTACCAAAACCTCTCTTGGTAAAAAATCACTTAAACCAATGGGATACGGTAAATTTGCAGCTACCTTTGTTAACATTGACACTGGTGAAGCAGTACGGGTTATGGATATAGATGCCAATAATAAAGATACTGATATTGGTTCTGAAGTAGAAAATGAGGAAACCATAGAAGAATTAACCGTAAGAATAGCCAGAACTCCTGGAGATGAATTATTCATGGTCCAAAAGGTTTCAGTTAAAATAGATCCTAATGATCTCCCGGGCAAACCACTGGAAATAGCCAGGTGCGCTGAATGCGGGGAGGTGGTTATGGATGGTAAACACCACTTAAAAGGTGGAAAAACTTACTGTATTTCTTGCTTTGAAAAGTCATATTATCAACTGTTATAA
- a CDS encoding ABC transporter ATP-binding protein, with translation MNGIMEMENASFSYSGKEKIFQDINLSINKGEVLCILGPNGTGKTTLIKCLNCLLKLNTGNIFLSGEDIYSFNKTDLARQIGYIPQGHNPVFPFTVLDVVVMGRAPHLSSMSSPSQNDYLIAQESLKKLNMDHMMHNPYTELSGGEKQLVFFARVLAQKPDILLLDEPTSHLDFGNQMRTLKIINKMANGGFTVVMTSHFPDHAFISADKVAIMKDCHIIDYGTPEEVITEENLERAYNIGVKIMDLDHGRKICIPEV, from the coding sequence ATGAATGGAATAATGGAAATGGAAAACGCATCATTCTCTTACAGTGGAAAAGAAAAAATATTTCAGGATATTAATCTCTCCATAAATAAAGGAGAGGTTCTATGCATTTTAGGACCAAACGGGACCGGTAAAACAACTTTAATAAAGTGCTTAAACTGTCTTTTGAAATTAAACACCGGTAACATCTTCCTGTCAGGCGAAGACATTTATTCATTTAACAAAACAGATCTCGCCCGTCAAATTGGTTACATACCTCAGGGGCATAATCCTGTTTTCCCCTTCACGGTTTTAGATGTAGTAGTAATGGGTCGAGCCCCCCATTTGAGTTCCATGTCTTCACCATCACAAAATGACTATCTGATCGCTCAAGAATCTCTGAAAAAGTTGAATATGGATCATATGATGCACAACCCATACACAGAATTAAGTGGTGGAGAAAAACAGCTGGTATTTTTCGCACGAGTACTCGCTCAGAAACCTGACATTTTACTTTTAGATGAACCTACATCTCATTTGGACTTCGGGAATCAAATGAGAACACTTAAGATCATTAATAAAATGGCCAACGGAGGTTTTACTGTGGTTATGACCTCTCATTTCCCCGATCATGCCTTTATATCTGCAGATAAAGTGGCAATAATGAAAGACTGCCATATAATCGATTATGGAACCCCTGAAGAAGTTATCACTGAAGAAAACTTAGAAAGGGCCTATAATATTGGAGTGAAAATAATGGATTTGGATCATGGAAGAAAAATCTGCATTCCAGAAGTTTAA
- a CDS encoding ABC transporter ATP-binding protein, protein MLSILEIKDAAFSYEDTENIFEDVNLTVAKGDVLCILGPNGCGKTTLIKCLNKIHQLDQGTVYIKGKDIKRIDQREIARNIGYIPQGHVPTFAFTVFDVVLMGRTPHLDFFESLGEKDYIIAENALKKFGLSDLRDKPYTTLSGGEQQLVFFARVIAQEPSILVLDEPTSHLDFGNQLKTLDIISTLADDGLSVIMTSHFPDHAFISSNKVAIMKDKNFMAVGKPDEVINQENMEKAYGIHVEIVDMGNNRRICVPMNTIE, encoded by the coding sequence GTGTTGAGTATACTGGAAATTAAGGATGCTGCATTTTCTTATGAAGATACAGAGAACATATTCGAGGATGTAAATCTAACGGTTGCTAAAGGGGATGTGCTTTGTATACTGGGGCCCAATGGTTGTGGTAAAACAACACTGATAAAGTGTTTGAACAAAATCCACCAACTTGACCAGGGAACAGTGTACATCAAGGGTAAAGACATAAAAAGAATAGATCAAAGAGAAATAGCCCGAAACATTGGTTACATTCCCCAGGGCCATGTTCCCACCTTTGCATTCACTGTTTTTGACGTGGTTCTAATGGGCAGAACTCCTCACCTTGATTTTTTTGAATCACTGGGAGAAAAAGACTACATAATTGCTGAAAATGCCCTGAAAAAATTCGGACTTTCTGATTTACGGGATAAACCATACACTACTTTAAGTGGTGGAGAACAGCAACTGGTTTTTTTTGCCAGGGTCATAGCCCAGGAACCTAGTATATTAGTCCTGGATGAACCAACCTCCCATCTTGATTTTGGCAATCAGTTGAAAACATTGGACATCATATCAACATTGGCTGATGACGGGCTTTCAGTTATCATGACCTCCCACTTCCCGGATCATGCATTCATATCCTCCAATAAAGTGGCCATAATGAAAGACAAAAACTTCATGGCCGTTGGAAAACCAGATGAAGTTATAAATCAGGAAAACATGGAAAAAGCCTATGGAATCCATGTGGAAATAGTGGATATGGGAAATAATCGTAGAATATGTGTTCCAATGAATACAATTGAATAG
- a CDS encoding FmdE family protein, with translation MDDITPYLDKGREFHGEVCPGIVMGTRIALAGMRELGMNPDERNRDLIVYVEIDRCMADAVQAVTGISMGHRTLKYKDYGKFAATFLDLSTGKAVRVSAVESQGPPVPQNSDKESAEEPAKQDMKGMVGKLTKVPEEELLLIEEVKVDIGEHDIPGFPKFRAYCEKCGDRVLDRREVIVDGRTLCKACAEGYYYQKI, from the coding sequence ATGGATGATATAACACCCTATCTGGATAAAGGAAGAGAATTTCATGGTGAAGTGTGCCCAGGAATAGTTATGGGGACAAGGATTGCCCTGGCTGGTATGAGAGAGCTGGGAATGAACCCAGATGAGAGAAATCGTGACTTGATAGTCTATGTGGAAATAGATCGTTGCATGGCGGACGCAGTTCAAGCTGTGACCGGCATCAGCATGGGCCACAGAACCCTTAAATACAAGGATTACGGTAAATTTGCCGCCACATTCCTGGATTTATCCACTGGAAAGGCAGTGCGAGTTTCTGCTGTGGAATCACAAGGACCACCAGTCCCCCAAAACTCTGATAAAGAATCAGCCGAAGAACCTGCTAAACAAGATATGAAAGGAATGGTAGGAAAACTTACCAAAGTCCCAGAGGAAGAACTTCTCTTAATTGAGGAAGTTAAAGTTGATATTGGTGAGCATGATATTCCTGGCTTCCCTAAATTTAGAGCATACTGCGAAAAGTGTGGGGACAGAGTTTTAGACCGTAGAGAAGTAATAGTTGATGGAAGAACACTGTGTAAAGCCTGTGCAGAAGGTTATTACTATCAAAAAATATAA
- a CDS encoding ABC transporter substrate-binding protein has product MEPNNKKILIAAIVIVAVVAVVAGYLSYSGNNVLNGTTQITDMAGRTVQIPTQINTVLATSPPSTNLVYMLAPDKLGGWNSNLTAEQKKYTPEKYQNLSVVGGWYSTFQGNPENFLTQKPDVVIFDKANLGNGTPSIDNMQQMMGSIPVVAMQSSINATNYAPSIQFMGKLLGAESSSNKLIAFYDKSLKTVNNTVSTIPQDQKVRVYYAEGAAGLQTDPEGSPHSQLISICGGVNVANVPIKEGNGMSNVNLEQVLQWNPDLIITNNPQFFKNIYTNSSWQNVKAVQDKKVYLAPTAPQGWFDRPPGVNTIIGIPWTAKVLYPDKFTSFNMTSLTKEFYQDFYHVTLTDDDVKVIMNNQTI; this is encoded by the coding sequence ATGGAACCTAACAATAAAAAGATTTTAATTGCAGCTATTGTCATTGTGGCAGTGGTAGCAGTGGTCGCCGGTTACCTGAGTTACAGTGGAAACAATGTTCTCAATGGCACTACTCAAATAACAGATATGGCCGGGAGAACTGTTCAGATCCCAACCCAGATAAATACAGTGCTGGCTACATCTCCTCCCAGCACAAACCTGGTTTATATGCTGGCCCCAGACAAACTCGGTGGTTGGAATTCCAACCTGACCGCAGAACAGAAAAAATACACCCCTGAAAAATACCAGAACCTGTCAGTGGTGGGTGGATGGTACAGTACCTTCCAGGGAAATCCTGAAAATTTCTTAACCCAGAAACCTGACGTAGTAATATTCGATAAGGCCAATTTAGGAAACGGTACTCCAAGTATAGACAATATGCAGCAGATGATGGGAAGTATTCCAGTAGTGGCCATGCAAAGTTCCATTAACGCAACCAACTACGCCCCATCAATTCAGTTTATGGGGAAACTTCTCGGTGCAGAGAGTAGTTCAAACAAGTTAATCGCATTCTATGATAAATCTTTGAAAACAGTGAATAATACAGTTTCAACCATCCCCCAGGATCAGAAGGTTAGAGTGTACTATGCTGAAGGTGCAGCAGGACTACAAACAGATCCAGAAGGTTCACCACACTCACAACTAATTAGCATCTGTGGAGGAGTCAACGTTGCCAATGTGCCCATCAAAGAGGGCAATGGAATGTCAAACGTTAACCTGGAGCAGGTCCTCCAGTGGAACCCTGATTTGATAATTACCAACAACCCCCAGTTCTTCAAGAATATCTACACTAACTCATCCTGGCAGAATGTAAAGGCAGTGCAAGATAAGAAAGTTTATCTGGCCCCAACAGCTCCCCAGGGATGGTTTGACAGACCTCCAGGTGTTAACACTATCATAGGAATACCATGGACCGCTAAAGTACTCTACCCAGATAAATTCACCAGTTTTAACATGACCAGTCTAACAAAAGAATTCTATCAAGACTTCTACCATGTTACACTGACCGACGACGACGTGAAAGTAATAATGAACAATCAAACTATCTAA
- a CDS encoding class I SAM-dependent methyltransferase, translating into MSSDTGLFPSNGHRIQGRSTESFLDARDVISRLDLKGNEVFMDAGCGDGHVAMIAHDMMDDDATIYALDVYPPSIEDMKKDVEEQGISNIIAIQSDVTEKIALDGDTVDICLMVNVFHHFVAHKKADDAINELKKVIKPGGKITVMDYKKMDTGYGPPVKFKSSPEEMEEMFKKHNLEMVKLDTEAGEVLDDGTMSHYLITFQK; encoded by the coding sequence ATGTCAAGTGATACTGGATTATTCCCATCTAATGGTCATCGAATACAGGGAAGATCAACCGAATCATTCCTGGACGCTCGTGATGTAATTTCACGGCTTGATCTTAAAGGAAATGAGGTTTTTATGGATGCTGGTTGTGGTGATGGTCACGTTGCCATGATAGCCCATGATATGATGGATGATGATGCAACCATCTATGCCCTGGATGTTTACCCCCCATCAATTGAGGATATGAAAAAGGATGTGGAAGAACAGGGAATAAGCAATATAATAGCAATTCAATCAGACGTAACTGAAAAAATCGCTCTTGATGGTGATACCGTGGATATTTGTCTCATGGTTAATGTTTTCCACCACTTCGTAGCCCATAAAAAAGCGGATGATGCTATAAACGAGCTAAAAAAAGTTATAAAACCCGGCGGCAAAATTACAGTCATGGATTACAAGAAAATGGACACTGGATATGGTCCACCAGTTAAATTCAAAAGTAGTCCAGAAGAGATGGAGGAAATGTTCAAAAAACATAACCTTGAAATGGTTAAACTGGATACCGAAGCAGGTGAAGTCCTGGACGACGGAACCATGTCCCATTATCTTATAACATTCCAAAAATAA
- a CDS encoding class I SAM-dependent methyltransferase, with the protein MLKDSQSIDSLLMDGAHASTYPLIANQIIGKFKIKKGVGIDVGAGPASLSIALAKITELDIYSMDISSKMLEIAQESFEKEGLEKRIKTVLGDVHQMPFPDEFADLVFSRGSMFFWKDLTTAFREIYRVLKPGGAGYVGGGFGSATVRKKVKNQFKGKGSEYYKSPPKIHLDSLEIAVFEAGITNYILINDDSGLWVLFKKKLDKCNNTK; encoded by the coding sequence ATGTTAAAGGACTCACAATCAATTGATTCCCTGTTAATGGATGGGGCCCATGCATCCACATATCCCTTGATAGCCAATCAGATCATTGGAAAATTTAAAATAAAAAAAGGAGTAGGTATCGATGTGGGTGCAGGTCCTGCATCCCTTTCAATAGCCCTTGCGAAAATAACAGAGTTGGACATCTATTCAATGGACATATCTTCGAAAATGTTAGAAATTGCACAAGAATCCTTTGAAAAAGAAGGTCTTGAAAAAAGGATTAAAACTGTATTAGGAGATGTCCATCAGATGCCCTTCCCGGATGAATTTGCTGATCTTGTATTCAGCAGAGGATCCATGTTTTTCTGGAAAGACCTGACCACTGCCTTCAGGGAAATATATCGGGTTTTAAAGCCAGGTGGCGCAGGTTATGTGGGTGGAGGATTTGGAAGCGCTACAGTGCGAAAAAAGGTTAAAAATCAGTTTAAAGGTAAGGGTAGTGAATATTATAAAAGTCCTCCAAAAATACATTTAGATTCACTTGAAATAGCAGTGTTTGAAGCCGGAATAACGAATTACATCTTAATTAATGATGATTCCGGATTGTGGGTTTTATTTAAAAAAAAACTGGATAAATGTAATAATACCAAATAA